A genome region from Clostridium pasteurianum includes the following:
- a CDS encoding GNAT family N-acetyltransferase — protein sequence MRIETNHLIIRDFERKDAENLYRIAREKNILRFMPDWAENSNSPQGYFSYIDWLQVQTNSTDIYENKRYVIALPDTDEMIGMVGMGLEDTLNEVEVAYFMSEKFQRMGYTKEAVNALVNWCFSVSDIKYLILTIDCANTPSCHLAEKCNFELFEKRTPIGHKQPNMESDSYFYYRQYRNLI from the coding sequence ATGAGAATAGAAACAAATCACTTAATAATTAGAGACTTTGAAAGAAAAGACGCAGAAAACCTCTATAGAATTGCTAGAGAAAAAAATATACTTCGATTTATGCCTGATTGGGCGGAAAACAGTAATTCACCTCAAGGTTATTTTAGCTATATTGATTGGCTACAAGTTCAAACAAATTCAACAGACATTTATGAAAACAAAAGATATGTAATAGCATTACCTGACACAGATGAAATGATAGGTATGGTAGGAATGGGACTAGAAGATACGCTAAATGAAGTTGAAGTAGCCTATTTTATGTCCGAAAAATTTCAGAGAATGGGATACACAAAAGAAGCAGTAAATGCTTTAGTCAATTGGTGCTTTAGCGTATCAGATATAAAGTATCTTATACTAACTATTGATTGTGCAAATACACCTTCTTGCCATCTTGCGGAGAAATGTAATTTTGAACTATTCGAAAAACGAACACCTATTGGACATAAGCAGCCTAACATGGAAAGTGATAGTTACTTCTACTACAGACAATATAGAAATTTAATATAA
- a CDS encoding cysteine desulfurase family protein has product MVVYFDNSATTKPLKEVAEIMQEVFYDYYGNPSSLHLFGKKAEDKLIESRKIIANTIGAEPNEIIFTSGGSESNNFLIKGFAKPGTHIITSKIEHPSVLNTCEQLKKFGVEVTYINVDNEGKIDIEELKNSIKKNTVLVSIMHVNNETGIIQDIKNIASIVHEKSSRAKFHVDAVQSYGKLPINPKEMGIDLMSVSAHKIYGPRGIGFAYVRKGLMPEPLICGGGQERNFRSGTENVPAIAAFAYAAEDIHKKMQDNYKKVNELKKYFIDKLEKIDDLKINSKVREDYLPHVLNVSFEGVRGEVFVHALEDKDIYVSTGSACSSKKQHKSHVLCAIGLSDRDIEGAIRFSFSPENTIEEVDYTVDNIEKTLKFLRRLKI; this is encoded by the coding sequence ATAGTGGTTTATTTTGATAATAGTGCAACGACAAAGCCTCTTAAGGAAGTTGCAGAAATAATGCAAGAGGTTTTTTATGATTATTACGGAAATCCCTCTTCACTCCATTTGTTTGGTAAAAAGGCTGAGGATAAATTAATAGAAAGCAGAAAGATAATAGCAAATACTATAGGGGCTGAACCTAATGAGATTATATTCACATCAGGTGGAAGTGAGAGTAATAATTTCTTAATAAAGGGATTTGCGAAACCGGGTACACACATAATAACTTCTAAAATTGAACATCCAAGTGTATTAAATACCTGTGAGCAGTTAAAGAAGTTCGGAGTAGAAGTGACTTACATAAATGTAGATAATGAAGGCAAAATAGATATTGAAGAACTTAAAAATAGTATAAAAAAGAATACAGTTCTGGTAAGCATAATGCATGTCAATAATGAGACGGGTATAATTCAGGATATAAAAAACATAGCTTCAATTGTACATGAAAAGAGCTCAAGGGCAAAGTTTCATGTAGATGCAGTTCAAAGTTATGGAAAGCTCCCAATAAATCCAAAGGAAATGGGCATTGATTTAATGTCTGTAAGTGCTCATAAAATATATGGACCTAGAGGAATAGGTTTTGCTTATGTGAGAAAGGGTCTTATGCCTGAACCTCTTATATGCGGTGGAGGACAGGAACGCAATTTTAGATCTGGAACTGAAAACGTGCCTGCTATTGCAGCTTTTGCCTATGCAGCAGAGGATATACATAAAAAAATGCAGGATAACTATAAAAAAGTTAACGAGCTAAAAAAATATTTCATAGATAAGCTTGAAAAAATTGATGATCTTAAAATTAACAGTAAGGTAAGAGAGGATTATCTTCCTCATGTGTTAAATGTGTCTTTTGAAGGTGTTAGAGGAGAAGTATTCGTTCATGCACTTGAAGATAAAGATATATATGTATCAACAGGATCAGCATGTTCCTCAAAGAAGCAGCATAAAAGCCATGTGCTTTGTGCCATTGGACTTTCTGACAGGGATATTGAAGGGGCAATAAGATTTAGCTTCTCACCAGAAAATACTATTGAAGAAGTAGATTATACAGTAGATAATATAGAAAAAACACTCAAATTTTTAAGGAGATTGAAGATATGA
- the thiI gene encoding tRNA uracil 4-sulfurtransferase ThiI, with the protein MNELLMVKYASEIFLKGLNKNKFEKRLRENIKASLRGVQYEFVSDSGRWFIKSSEVNEAIDRIKNVFGVAEVCLVTKIENDFEKIKEQALLEVKESGKTTFKIETNRANKAFPINSMDVNREVGAYVLQNDEDVKVDIHKPECLVKVEIRNNNTYVYSKRIKGVNGMPYKTNGKTLLMLSGGIDSPVAGYMMARRGVEVSGVYFHSAPYTSERAKDKVKDLAKILTKYIGGMTLYVVPFTDIQMQIIEKCREDELTIIMRRFMMSIACKIAEDKGIQSVATGESIGQVASQTMEGLVVSNDCADRPVFRPLISFDKVDIMDISREIGTYETSILPYEDCCTIFVPKHPKTRPILREIRKAEEVLDKQKLIEDAVNNMEVIKISNNASEH; encoded by the coding sequence ATGAATGAACTTTTGATGGTAAAATACGCTTCCGAAATTTTTTTAAAGGGATTAAATAAGAACAAATTTGAAAAAAGACTGAGAGAAAATATAAAAGCTTCTTTAAGAGGCGTTCAGTATGAATTTGTTTCTGATTCAGGAAGATGGTTTATAAAAAGCAGTGAGGTAAATGAAGCCATAGATAGAATTAAAAATGTTTTTGGTGTAGCAGAGGTATGCCTAGTTACCAAAATAGAAAATGATTTTGAAAAGATTAAAGAGCAGGCACTTCTAGAAGTTAAAGAAAGTGGAAAAACTACATTCAAAATCGAAACTAATAGAGCCAATAAAGCATTTCCTATAAACTCTATGGATGTAAATCGTGAAGTAGGAGCATATGTACTTCAAAATGACGAAGATGTCAAGGTTGATATACATAAGCCAGAATGTTTAGTTAAGGTTGAAATAAGGAACAACAATACATATGTGTATTCAAAGAGAATTAAAGGTGTAAATGGTATGCCATACAAGACAAATGGTAAAACACTCTTAATGCTTTCAGGAGGAATTGATTCTCCAGTTGCAGGGTACATGATGGCAAGACGTGGCGTTGAAGTCAGTGGAGTATATTTTCACAGTGCACCATATACCAGTGAGAGAGCAAAGGATAAGGTTAAAGATTTGGCCAAGATACTTACAAAATACATTGGTGGAATGACTTTATATGTAGTTCCTTTTACAGATATTCAAATGCAGATAATTGAAAAATGCAGGGAAGATGAGCTTACTATAATAATGAGAAGATTTATGATGAGTATAGCTTGTAAAATAGCAGAAGATAAGGGAATACAGTCGGTTGCTACAGGTGAGAGCATAGGTCAGGTAGCAAGTCAGACTATGGAAGGTTTAGTTGTAAGTAATGATTGCGCAGATAGACCTGTTTTTAGGCCATTAATATCTTTTGATAAGGTTGATATAATGGATATTTCAAGAGAAATAGGAACTTATGAAACATCAATACTTCCTTACGAGGATTGTTGTACTATATTTGTTCCAAAGCATCCTAAAACAAGACCTATATTAAGAGAGATAAGAAAAGCAGAAGAGGTACTTGATAAGCAAAAACTAATTGAAGATGCAGTAAACAATATGGAAGTAATAAAGATAAGTAATAATGCTTCGGAACATTAA
- a CDS encoding MalY/PatB family protein — protein MYNFDKVVNRRNTNSAKWDMETEDILPLWVADMDFEVAPEISKALRKRAEHPIYGYVKMSDEYYDSIINWVKRRHAWDIEKDWIVFSPGIVPGINLIVNALTEPQDKVILQTPVYYPFYGAIENNGCTVLKNPLKFENGRYEMDFEDLKEKLKDPKVKLMILCSPHNPTGRVWTKDELTKLGELCLENNVTVISDEIHSDLIYEPNKHTPFASISDDFKNNSVVCISPSKTFNLAGLQISSIIIPDEKVRRKVLKVMERSIPIWPNVFGIEASIAAYNEGEAWLNELMEYLNGNLKFLQEYINENMPKIKVIKPEGTYLVWLDFTSLNMAPKELKEFMLKNAKVWLDDGYIFGEEGNGFERINIACPRSTLKEALIRIKNALNEK, from the coding sequence ATGTATAATTTTGATAAAGTAGTAAACAGAAGAAATACTAATTCAGCAAAATGGGATATGGAAACTGAAGATATCTTGCCTCTTTGGGTTGCGGACATGGATTTTGAGGTTGCACCGGAAATTTCAAAAGCTTTAAGAAAGAGAGCAGAACATCCTATATATGGTTATGTAAAAATGAGTGATGAGTATTATGACTCTATAATAAATTGGGTTAAAAGAAGACATGCCTGGGATATAGAAAAGGACTGGATAGTTTTTTCACCGGGAATAGTTCCAGGGATAAATTTAATTGTAAATGCTTTAACGGAACCTCAAGATAAAGTCATACTTCAAACTCCAGTATACTATCCTTTTTATGGTGCAATTGAAAATAATGGATGTACCGTTTTAAAGAATCCTCTTAAATTTGAAAATGGAAGATATGAGATGGATTTTGAAGATCTTAAAGAAAAACTTAAGGATCCAAAGGTTAAGCTTATGATTTTATGCAGTCCACATAATCCTACAGGAAGGGTATGGACTAAGGATGAACTCACAAAGCTCGGAGAATTGTGCCTTGAGAATAATGTTACAGTTATTTCAGATGAAATTCATTCAGATCTTATTTATGAACCTAATAAACATACACCTTTTGCCTCAATAAGTGATGATTTTAAGAATAATTCTGTAGTATGCATATCACCAAGTAAAACGTTTAATCTTGCAGGACTTCAGATTTCAAGTATTATAATTCCGGATGAAAAAGTAAGAAGAAAAGTTTTAAAAGTTATGGAGAGAAGTATACCTATCTGGCCAAATGTTTTTGGAATTGAAGCATCAATAGCAGCTTATAATGAGGGCGAAGCCTGGTTAAATGAACTTATGGAATATTTAAATGGAAATTTAAAGTTTCTTCAAGAATATATAAATGAAAATATGCCAAAAATAAAAGTTATAAAGCCTGAAGGAACATATTTAGTTTGGCTTGATTTTACGAGTCTTAATATGGCACCTAAAGAGCTTAAAGAGTTTATGCTTAAAAATGCAAAGGTATGGCTTGATGATGGTTATATATTTGGAGAAGAGGGAAATGGATTTGAAAGAATAAATATAGCATGTCCAAGAAGTACCTTAAAGGAAGCACTCATAAGAATTAAAAATGCTTTAAATGAAAAGTAG
- a CDS encoding DNA-3-methyladenine glycosylase, translating into MKLMREFYSRDTIAVAKELLGKILVHEINGVKTSGKIVETEAYRGIKDKGAHAYGGRRTPRNEALYGPAGYSYVYFIYGLYYCMNVVAMKEGIPEGVLIRAIEPVSGIETMSERRFKKPYSELNKYQLKNLTNGPSKLCSAMDIAREQNSMDLLGDELYIEDGDSGAFEIIEAKRVGIDYAEEAKDYLWRFYIKGNKYVSVLKKE; encoded by the coding sequence TTGAAGCTTATGCGTGAATTTTATAGCAGAGATACAATTGCTGTAGCAAAGGAGCTTTTGGGAAAGATATTAGTTCATGAAATAAATGGTGTAAAAACCTCAGGCAAGATTGTGGAAACTGAAGCTTATAGGGGAATTAAAGATAAAGGTGCTCATGCTTATGGTGGAAGAAGAACTCCCAGAAATGAAGCACTTTATGGACCAGCTGGGTACTCTTATGTATATTTTATATATGGATTATACTATTGCATGAATGTAGTTGCCATGAAGGAGGGTATTCCAGAGGGAGTTCTTATAAGGGCAATAGAACCTGTTTCTGGCATAGAAACTATGAGTGAAAGAAGGTTTAAGAAACCTTACAGTGAGCTTAATAAGTATCAGCTTAAAAATCTAACCAATGGACCTTCTAAACTTTGCAGTGCTATGGATATAGCTAGAGAGCAGAATTCTATGGATTTATTAGGTGATGAACTTTATATTGAAGATGGAGACAGTGGAGCTTTTGAAATAATAGAGGCTAAAAGAGTTGGAATTGACTATGCAGAGGAAGCCAAAGATTATTTATGGAGATTTTATATAAAAGGTAATAAGTATGTGTCGGTGCTAAAAAAGGAATAA
- a CDS encoding DUF6483 family protein, whose translation MQEKDYILRLIKSCTQLAATIVTGKNVMESLVGKQKNSVSISESQMLSIMINKYIEEGEINKAENMLFQEIEKCKSASNLETALLFYENLSKWSEKRLKQCNFSKREIVEGIEDVKKLYE comes from the coding sequence ATGCAAGAAAAGGATTATATTTTAAGATTAATAAAGTCATGTACACAATTGGCAGCTACGATTGTTACAGGGAAAAATGTTATGGAATCATTAGTGGGTAAGCAGAAGAATAGTGTATCTATTTCTGAAAGTCAGATGCTTTCAATTATGATAAATAAATATATAGAAGAGGGCGAAATTAATAAAGCTGAAAATATGCTGTTTCAGGAAATAGAAAAATGCAAATCAGCATCAAATTTAGAAACAGCCTTATTATTTTATGAAAATCTTAGTAAATGGAGTGAAAAGAGACTTAAACAATGTAACTTTTCAAAGCGCGAAATAGTTGAAGGAATAGAAGATGTGAAAAAACTGTATGAATAG